The following proteins are co-located in the Telopea speciosissima isolate NSW1024214 ecotype Mountain lineage chromosome 9, Tspe_v1, whole genome shotgun sequence genome:
- the LOC122638708 gene encoding uncharacterized protein LOC122638708 — protein sequence MGKYYVVDSGYASQTGYLIPFRGERYDLPDYRENRRKPTTANELFNYRHSSLRNVIERTFGVLKNKFKLLRQMNGYSLQDQAHIVLACCGLHNFIRDEHIADEDLMRLSDDLAEVDPDELNPVHKDYVPSVSQIS from the exons ATGG GAAAATATTATGTTGTCGATTCCGGATATGCAAGTCAAACTGGATATCTCATACCATTTAGAGGTGAGAGGTACGATCTACCAGACTACAGAGAGAACAGGAGAAAACCAACAACAGCAAATGAATTATTCAATTATAGACATTCATCTCTTAGGAATGTCATTGAACGTACATTTGGAGTATTGAAGAATAAATTCAAGTTGTTAAGACAAATGAATGGTTACTCCTTGCAAGACCAAGCTCACATTGTGCTAGCATGTTGTGGACTTCATAACTTCATCAGAGATGAGCATATTGCAGATGAAGATTTAATGAGATTAAGTGATGACCTAGCAGAGGTAGATCCTGATGAACTTAACCCCGTTCATAAAGACTATGTCCCTTCAGTATCACAGATAAGTTAG